One genomic window of Candidatus Nitrosotenuis uzonensis includes the following:
- a CDS encoding acetyltransferase — protein sequence MIFGDGPFAEVVYFYLTYDSEYEIVAFTVDQKYLNRKEIFGLPVISFERLPTKFPPKKYFMFVAVGYQKMNKTRAKICEKVKKQNYKLISYVNSKAITWKDLKLGENCFIFENNVIQPFVKIGNDVIMWSGNHIGHHSSIGDHCFISSHVVISGNVNVGSNCFLGVNSTIRDGINIGSECVIGAGSLILEDTKEKEVYSAEKGKLLPIKSDNLTHL from the coding sequence GTGATTTTTGGTGATGGACCATTTGCAGAAGTAGTTTATTTTTATTTAACATACGATAGCGAATATGAAATTGTAGCGTTTACAGTAGATCAAAAATATTTAAACCGAAAAGAAATTTTTGGATTACCAGTCATATCTTTTGAACGATTACCTACTAAATTTCCACCAAAAAAATATTTCATGTTTGTTGCAGTAGGATATCAAAAAATGAATAAGACTAGAGCAAAAATTTGTGAAAAAGTAAAAAAACAGAATTATAAACTGATTTCTTATGTCAATTCAAAGGCTATAACTTGGAAAGATCTCAAATTGGGAGAAAACTGTTTTATTTTTGAGAATAATGTAATACAACCGTTTGTTAAGATAGGCAATGATGTAATCATGTGGAGTGGAAATCATATTGGACATCACAGCTCGATAGGAGACCATTGTTTTATTTCATCTCATGTTGTAATTTCAGGAAATGTTAATGTTGGCTCTAATTGTTTTTTAGGTGTCAATTCTACAATTAGAGATGGCATAAATATTGGTTCAGAGTGTGTTATTGGCGCTGGTTCGTTGATCTTAGAAGATACAAAAGAAAAAGAAGTGTATTCAGCAGAAAAAGGAAAACTACTTCCAATAAAAAGTGATAATCTAACACACCTATAG
- a CDS encoding methyltransferase domain-containing protein has translation MRLSILQYLICPVCKSNLSVKGKTIQNEIKSGSLICKNRHKFYIEKGIPKMIVDKSSGFSVTEKAFSKKWSKYYTDFQSKKWYDFTEKWFLERFGWKNVSEFNKFLSSKKFILDAGTGIGNSAKRFSANPKSQVFAIDASDSIFFAQKKYGSIPNVHFIQADILQLPFKKNFFDFICSDQVLHHTKSTRLAFKKLVNHLKKKGVLSVYVYRKKGPLREFADDFIREKTTRMSEKDCLRFSEDMSMLGRELSKLKKTISIKRDIPILNIKAGKYDVQRFFYWNFIKCFWDQENDFKRSVGVNFDWYFPKFAWRHTPDEVKKWHKQFGLNIIHFQEIESGISTNGMKK, from the coding sequence ATGAGATTATCTATTTTACAATATTTGATTTGTCCGGTCTGTAAAAGTAATTTATCAGTAAAGGGAAAAACCATTCAAAATGAAATTAAATCAGGAAGTTTAATCTGCAAAAATCGCCATAAATTCTATATTGAAAAAGGAATACCTAAGATGATTGTAGACAAAAGCAGTGGTTTTTCAGTTACAGAGAAAGCCTTTTCTAAAAAATGGTCAAAATATTACACAGATTTTCAGTCAAAGAAGTGGTATGATTTTACTGAAAAATGGTTCCTTGAGAGATTTGGGTGGAAGAATGTTTCAGAATTTAACAAGTTTTTATCTTCTAAAAAATTTATTTTAGATGCAGGTACAGGTATAGGCAACAGCGCAAAACGATTTTCAGCAAATCCAAAATCACAGGTTTTTGCAATCGATGCTAGTGATAGTATATTTTTTGCACAAAAAAAATATGGTTCAATTCCTAATGTTCATTTTATTCAAGCAGATATTTTACAACTCCCATTTAAAAAGAATTTTTTTGATTTTATTTGCTCAGATCAGGTCTTGCATCACACAAAAAGTACAAGGCTAGCATTCAAAAAACTTGTAAATCATCTAAAAAAGAAAGGTGTTCTTTCTGTTTACGTATATAGGAAAAAAGGTCCTCTCAGAGAGTTTGCAGATGATTTCATTCGTGAGAAGACTACAAGAATGTCTGAAAAAGATTGTTTGAGGTTTTCAGAAGACATGTCAATGTTAGGAAGAGAACTTTCAAAATTGAAAAAAACAATTTCTATAAAACGTGATATTCCAATATTAAATATAAAGGCAGGCAAGTATGACGTACAGAGATTTTTTTATTGGAATTTTATCAAATGTTTTTGGGATCAGGAAAATGATTTTAAAAGAAGTGTAGGAGTAAACTTTGATTGGTATTTTCCCAAATTTGCTTGGAGGCATACCCCTGATGAGGTTAAAAAGTGGCACAAGCAGTTTGGTCTGAATATAATTCATTTTCAAGAAATTGAAAGTGGTATTAGTACAAATGGAATGAAAAAATAA
- a CDS encoding transposase yields the protein MLVLRQYERKSYRRFVEFLQEAFGVGEFLGLSRLQHYTTLQKVAARLSHGQASYYYAKRFKLRRKFLKISVYVDMKRQIICGIKIRHRRRNDNIDFIPLLERAVRLVPVHTVVADRGYDSEQNHVATENLRIQDTIIHPRYEYLQCERPKDSTER from the coding sequence TTGCTTGTACTGCGTCAGTACGAGCGCAAGAGTTACCGTAGATTTGTTGAATTCCTACAAGAAGCTTTTGGTGTGGGAGAGTTTCTCGGATTGTCCAGACTCCAACACTACACGACACTACAAAAGGTAGCTGCCAGACTGTCGCACGGGCAGGCATCATATTACTACGCAAAACGCTTCAAACTGCGGAGGAAATTTCTCAAAATCTCGGTCTACGTCGACATGAAACGACAGATCATATGTGGCATAAAGATACGGCATCGGCGCAGAAACGACAACATCGATTTCATTCCGCTGCTGGAGAGGGCCGTCAGGCTGGTACCTGTCCATACTGTTGTGGCGGACCGAGGTTATGATTCTGAGCAGAACCACGTCGCAACTGAAAACCTCAGAATACAGGACACCATAATCCATCCAAGATACGAATACCTGCAGTGTGAAAGACCAAAGGATTCCACAGAAAGATGA
- a CDS encoding DegT/DnrJ/EryC1/StrS family aminotransferase, translating into MSDKIFLMRPDIGDEEYNAVKRVLDSYYLTEGPVTQEFEKSVANYVGARHGIAMTSCTTALHAVLEVIGVKGKKVIVPDYTYPATAEAVVLAGGIPVLVDVDLESMNMNSEILEKAYEDGMNVFIPVSWAGVPLESKIYKKAKELGLFTLEDAACSLGAMIGNEFVGKFADFTCFSFHPRKVITTGEGGMITTDNDEIAEKCHSFKHFGSKEGKFSTIGTNYKLSNILSAVGVEQMKKIESIIKARIEKAKIYDELLEKILGIKPAYNKKGTRQTYQSYACYIEKDGMRDKIRTKLAENNIESQIGTYSLHLEPAYQDMIKVGKLENSELLFRNTLTLPLHNQLSVEEQERICKIISNVIN; encoded by the coding sequence ATGTCAGACAAAATTTTTTTGATGAGACCAGATATAGGAGATGAAGAGTATAACGCTGTTAAAAGAGTTCTTGATTCTTATTATCTTACAGAAGGTCCAGTGACTCAAGAATTTGAGAAATCTGTTGCAAATTATGTTGGAGCAAGACATGGAATTGCTATGACATCATGTACAACTGCCTTACATGCAGTCCTTGAGGTTATTGGTGTCAAAGGAAAAAAGGTAATTGTTCCTGATTACACTTATCCTGCGACAGCGGAAGCTGTAGTTTTGGCAGGAGGTATCCCAGTCTTAGTAGATGTTGATTTGGAATCAATGAACATGAATTCCGAAATTCTAGAAAAGGCATATGAAGATGGTATGAATGTGTTTATTCCTGTATCTTGGGCAGGTGTTCCATTAGAATCAAAGATTTACAAAAAAGCAAAAGAATTAGGATTATTTACACTAGAGGATGCCGCATGTAGTTTGGGTGCAATGATTGGAAATGAATTTGTTGGAAAATTTGCTGATTTCACATGTTTTAGCTTTCATCCAAGAAAGGTAATTACAACTGGAGAGGGTGGAATGATAACTACTGACAACGACGAGATTGCAGAAAAGTGTCATTCCTTTAAGCACTTTGGATCAAAAGAGGGAAAGTTCAGTACCATAGGAACCAACTACAAACTTTCAAACATCCTAAGTGCTGTTGGGGTAGAACAGATGAAAAAAATTGAATCCATAATAAAGGCCAGAATAGAAAAAGCAAAAATTTATGATGAGTTACTTGAAAAAATTTTGGGAATCAAACCAGCTTATAACAAAAAGGGCACAAGACAAACCTATCAGTCCTATGCATGTTATATAGAAAAAGACGGGATGCGAGACAAGATAAGAACAAAGTTGGCTGAAAACAATATTGAGAGTCAAATAGGAACTTATTCATTGCATCTTGAACCAGCATACCAAGATATGATTAAAGTAGGAAAGTTAGAAAATTCTGAGTTATTGTTTAGGAATACATTAACGCTTCCTCTTCATAATCAACTTTCTGTTGAAGAGCAAGAAAGAATATGTAAAATAATCAGTAATGTAATTAACTAA
- the wecB gene encoding non-hydrolyzing UDP-N-acetylglucosamine 2-epimerase produces the protein MKVCLIVGTRPQIIKSQPIVQELKRRKANIFIIHTGQHYDYEMSRVFFEDLDIKKPHLNLGIKKGTSAQQLTEIISKLEKPLLKIKPDFVIVPGDTRSALGASLCANRCDMKLVHVEAGARSGDFELEEEVNRRIIDTCSNYLFAPTKNCFKNLKGESVLGVPYLTGDTMYDVFLLFKEKLKIKIKKEDHVLMTIHRKNNIEDPMKFKKIIELANKISNLGYTVTFPVHPHTKKQLKKFGISLKNITEIEPLKYSAMLAMLAKSKLLLTDSGGLQKEAYWLNTPCMTLRKSTEWIETIRQNTNVLVSEIKPNTLQIAKKMLSRKIKSAKNNEFGNGRAAQKMTSILFDNL, from the coding sequence GTGAAAGTTTGTCTTATAGTGGGAACTAGACCACAAATCATAAAGTCTCAACCCATAGTTCAAGAACTCAAACGCAGAAAAGCCAACATTTTCATAATTCATACCGGACAACATTATGACTATGAGATGTCACGGGTCTTTTTTGAGGATCTTGACATCAAAAAACCACACCTTAATCTTGGAATAAAGAAAGGCACATCTGCTCAACAACTTACCGAAATTATTAGCAAGCTAGAAAAACCACTCTTGAAGATAAAGCCTGATTTTGTTATAGTCCCAGGAGATACAAGATCTGCATTGGGCGCATCTCTTTGTGCAAACAGATGTGATATGAAACTGGTTCATGTAGAGGCCGGTGCACGAAGCGGTGATTTTGAGCTAGAAGAGGAGGTAAACAGAAGAATAATTGATACATGTTCTAACTATTTGTTTGCGCCAACAAAAAATTGCTTCAAGAATCTTAAAGGCGAATCTGTTCTAGGAGTTCCTTATCTGACAGGTGATACAATGTATGATGTATTTCTTTTGTTTAAGGAAAAACTAAAAATCAAAATAAAAAAGGAAGATCATGTTTTAATGACAATTCATAGAAAAAATAACATAGAAGATCCTATGAAATTTAAAAAAATCATTGAGCTTGCTAACAAGATATCAAATCTTGGATATACAGTAACATTTCCTGTACACCCACATACAAAAAAACAACTAAAAAAATTCGGCATATCGCTAAAGAACATCACTGAGATAGAACCCCTCAAATATTCCGCAATGCTTGCAATGCTGGCAAAATCAAAACTATTATTGACAGATTCGGGTGGATTGCAAAAAGAGGCTTATTGGCTTAACACCCCATGTATGACACTGCGAAAAAGCACAGAATGGATTGAAACAATCAGACAAAATACCAACGTCCTAGTTTCAGAGATAAAACCCAATACTCTTCAAATTGCAAAAAAGATGCTTTCAAGAAAAATCAAATCAGCTAAAAACAATGAATTTGGAAATGGAAGAGCAGCACAAAAAATGACTTCAATTCTTTTTGATAATCTTTAG
- a CDS encoding glycosyltransferase, translating into MKICIFPNDPLLAYYKKGEIKSRYFNPKNVFDEIHVISLFDSDIEEEKVKSMAGNADLKIHVVGKTTLLNYKKKKDVVKKIVKKISPDVIRSYNPLLQGWIAVKVGKELNIPVIISLMGDYDRDLRYFAKKNKDWQSYLKLSYSRRALESFSIKNADEIIIIYEFIRNYAKKMGAKNINLIYNRVDLTRFSPDVPPAFKESKPVIICVGRLMKEKNQECLVRAIKDLDVILLLVGDGPEYERLKSLVGELGLQDKVRFERSIPNNDINKFYAASNVFALPIKYGGFAIPVLEAAASGLPVILPKQEFDSNPDLINKFAMFIDNNPSAFARAITKVLSDSGLREKMIKAGLDAVKKIHGDIMEEREKDLYLKIIKKN; encoded by the coding sequence ATGAAGATTTGTATTTTCCCAAATGATCCTTTGCTAGCATATTATAAAAAAGGAGAGATAAAATCGCGTTACTTTAATCCAAAAAATGTCTTTGATGAAATTCATGTTATCAGCTTGTTTGATTCCGATATTGAGGAAGAAAAAGTAAAAAGCATGGCAGGCAATGCAGATTTAAAAATTCATGTAGTTGGGAAAACCACCCTACTTAATTACAAAAAAAAGAAAGATGTTGTAAAAAAAATTGTAAAAAAAATAAGTCCCGATGTTATAAGATCATATAATCCCCTGCTTCAGGGATGGATAGCTGTAAAAGTTGGAAAAGAGCTTAACATACCTGTTATAATTTCACTAATGGGGGATTATGACAGGGATCTTAGATATTTTGCAAAAAAGAACAAGGATTGGCAATCGTATCTAAAACTGAGCTATTCTAGAAGGGCATTAGAATCATTTAGCATAAAAAATGCAGATGAAATAATTATAATTTACGAATTTATTCGCAATTATGCAAAAAAGATGGGAGCAAAAAACATCAACCTCATCTACAACAGAGTTGATCTGACCAGATTCTCACCTGACGTACCGCCTGCCTTTAAAGAATCAAAACCTGTTATAATTTGCGTTGGTCGCCTAATGAAGGAAAAAAACCAGGAGTGTCTTGTAAGGGCTATAAAAGATCTTGATGTAATTTTGCTGTTGGTTGGTGATGGTCCAGAATATGAAAGGCTAAAAAGTCTAGTGGGCGAACTTGGATTGCAAGACAAAGTAAGATTCGAGAGGTCCATCCCAAATAATGATATAAACAAGTTTTATGCAGCCTCCAATGTATTTGCACTGCCAATAAAGTACGGCGGTTTTGCAATTCCCGTCTTGGAGGCAGCGGCATCAGGACTTCCAGTCATCTTGCCAAAACAAGAGTTTGATTCCAATCCAGACTTGATAAACAAATTTGCAATGTTTATTGATAATAATCCTAGCGCGTTTGCTAGAGCAATAACAAAAGTTCTTTCTGATTCTGGTTTACGTGAAAAAATGATTAAAGCGGGTTTGGATGCAGTAAAAAAAATTCATGGTGATATCATGGAAGAAAGGGAAAAAGATCTCTACCTAAAGATTATCAAAAAGAATTGA
- a CDS encoding nucleotide sugar dehydrogenase: MAESLSNLVKNHKVTLSVFGLGNVGGPIAAAWLRAGAKVIGVDISKTLLEAIKNGTSHKKEPFLSETFSKAIKDGNFSVTDDGINASKNSDIKIIAVPVGLKNKKIELKSLIAATTTISKGLKKGDAVIVCPSLPPGTTQIRVLKILEKNSKLKGERDFYLIYNPERIFEGRALQDIEENYPAIVSGLGPKSLDFADELLKIISKKSTLRMSTIANAEAEKLFEGVYRDVNIALANELADYCERIGVDYWEARKGANSQPFCHLHYPGTGVGGLCIPVYPRFIIESSKKIGKHVKLVEYSRQTNDYMPKKCVKDAITLMRNNRVKLKGSKIAVLGLGFRGEVTDTRLSPTYTVVKELLKQGCRVTVHDPFIEKDPLLPKKVVLTRILEDATKDASLIFISSDHKMYSSLSDDSFKNAKKPILVFDGRNILSKDNFKNASILTIGQRV, encoded by the coding sequence TTGGCAGAATCATTATCTAATTTAGTTAAAAACCACAAAGTTACATTATCTGTTTTTGGATTAGGAAATGTTGGAGGGCCAATTGCAGCTGCTTGGCTAAGGGCAGGAGCCAAAGTAATAGGTGTTGATATATCAAAGACATTACTAGAAGCAATTAAGAACGGCACATCTCACAAAAAAGAACCCTTTCTTTCTGAAACTTTTTCAAAGGCCATAAAAGATGGTAACTTTTCAGTTACTGATGACGGCATAAATGCATCAAAAAATTCTGACATCAAAATCATAGCAGTCCCAGTGGGCCTAAAAAACAAAAAAATTGAGCTCAAATCGCTGATTGCAGCAACTACTACAATATCAAAGGGTCTAAAAAAAGGAGATGCTGTAATTGTCTGCCCATCACTGCCTCCTGGAACCACACAGATTCGAGTCTTAAAAATTCTAGAAAAAAACAGCAAACTAAAAGGAGAACGAGACTTTTACCTAATTTACAACCCAGAAAGGATCTTTGAAGGAAGAGCATTACAAGATATTGAAGAAAATTATCCAGCCATAGTATCAGGTCTTGGGCCAAAAAGTCTTGACTTTGCAGACGAATTGTTAAAAATAATATCAAAAAAAAGCACGCTTCGCATGTCGACAATTGCAAATGCAGAGGCTGAAAAGCTGTTTGAGGGTGTATACAGGGATGTTAACATTGCACTTGCAAATGAGCTAGCAGACTATTGCGAGAGGATTGGCGTAGACTATTGGGAAGCAAGAAAGGGTGCAAACTCTCAACCATTCTGCCACCTTCATTATCCAGGAACTGGAGTTGGCGGATTGTGCATCCCAGTTTATCCAAGATTTATCATAGAGTCATCAAAAAAGATTGGAAAGCATGTCAAACTAGTAGAGTATTCAAGGCAGACAAATGACTATATGCCAAAAAAATGTGTCAAGGATGCAATAACATTAATGAGAAACAATAGGGTAAAACTAAAAGGATCAAAGATTGCAGTCTTGGGTCTTGGTTTTAGAGGTGAGGTTACTGACACAAGACTGTCACCAACATACACGGTAGTAAAAGAACTACTAAAACAAGGATGCAGAGTCACAGTCCACGATCCATTCATTGAAAAAGATCCATTGCTTCCAAAAAAAGTAGTTTTGACTAGGATTTTAGAGGATGCCACCAAAGACGCCTCCCTGATTTTCATATCCTCCGATCACAAGATGTATTCATCGCTTTCAGATGACTCGTTCAAAAACGCAAAAAAGCCTATTTTGGTATTTGATGGACGAAACATCCTATCTAAAGATAATTTCAAAAATGCATCAATTCTTACAATAGGACAGCGAGTATAA
- a CDS encoding peptidoglycan bridge formation glycyltransferase FemA/FemB family protein, giving the protein MNVEITNEINLEKYNKLLSNSYEATFYHSTKHILFLQKILKIPMNFFVASEKDKLLGLLPFFSKKSPLGIVVNSLPFFGSYGGFIADQFETQKAILNALNEYNKQNDVLSSVIIVSPFSNFTSIYEKFYKFSFKEERRIQCIDLHEKSQEMLWNEFEQRVRRAIRKGQKNNISISKITPEGDSIEKFYQMHKMDMESKGGRSKPKSFFENLNKIFETDTDYNLFCAKYDGREIAYLLTFYFNSYVEYYMPAYDSTLKHLQGTSVLLWESIKHALEKNFKFYNFGGTWKNQEELYRFKRGWAAKDMPYFYYIYGDIERAKKNGLEQIKKDFENFYVFSYDLIK; this is encoded by the coding sequence ATGAATGTTGAAATTACAAATGAAATTAATTTAGAAAAATATAATAAACTTTTATCTAATAGTTATGAAGCTACATTTTATCATTCAACTAAACACATCCTATTTTTACAAAAAATATTAAAAATTCCAATGAATTTTTTTGTAGCATCTGAAAAAGATAAATTACTTGGATTATTGCCTTTTTTTTCTAAAAAATCACCATTAGGGATAGTAGTTAACTCTTTACCGTTTTTTGGAAGCTACGGAGGATTTATTGCTGATCAATTTGAAACTCAAAAAGCTATTCTTAACGCTTTAAATGAGTACAATAAACAAAACGATGTACTTTCATCTGTAATAATTGTAAGCCCATTTTCTAATTTTACATCAATTTATGAAAAATTCTATAAATTTAGTTTCAAGGAAGAACGACGAATTCAATGCATTGATCTTCATGAGAAATCGCAGGAAATGCTTTGGAATGAATTTGAACAAAGAGTACGAAGAGCAATAAGAAAAGGACAAAAAAATAACATATCAATTTCAAAAATTACACCAGAAGGTGATTCCATCGAAAAGTTTTATCAGATGCATAAAATGGATATGGAGTCCAAAGGTGGTCGGTCAAAACCTAAATCTTTTTTTGAAAACTTGAACAAAATTTTTGAAACAGATACCGATTATAATTTATTTTGTGCTAAATACGACGGAAGAGAAATAGCATATCTTCTAACATTCTATTTTAACTCCTATGTAGAATATTACATGCCAGCATATGATTCTACACTAAAACATCTTCAGGGTACGAGTGTTCTTCTTTGGGAATCCATCAAACATGCCCTAGAAAAAAATTTCAAATTTTATAATTTTGGCGGTACTTGGAAAAATCAAGAGGAATTATATAGATTTAAGCGTGGCTGGGCTGCAAAAGATATGCCATATTTTTATTATATTTATGGCGATATTGAAAGAGCTAAAAAAAATGGATTGGAACAAATTAAGAAAGATTTTGAAAATTTTTATGTTTTTTCATATGATCTGATTAAATGA
- a CDS encoding glycosyltransferase family 4 protein, producing the protein MGKNFHVPNGVDLELFDPSRYSESEISELRKSIGAEKLVVFAGSLQDLNIIIDSAGMVIKKHPNVKYLIIGDHRDPKKSKQYWEEKARRVGLSENFIFLGRKPRSEIPKYILCADVCVDSFPNEPYYAAAHPLKLLEYGACGKPIVATKVSETTKSMQNGQFGYLADSQDLNPMQVV; encoded by the coding sequence ATGGGAAAAAATTTTCATGTCCCAAACGGCGTTGATTTGGAGCTGTTTGATCCCTCAAGATATTCAGAGTCAGAAATATCTGAGCTTCGAAAAAGCATAGGGGCAGAAAAACTGGTTGTCTTTGCAGGCTCGCTTCAAGACCTAAATATTATAATCGACTCTGCTGGCATGGTAATCAAAAAGCATCCAAATGTAAAATACCTGATAATCGGCGACCACAGGGATCCAAAAAAATCCAAACAATACTGGGAAGAAAAAGCAAGAAGGGTAGGCCTGTCTGAGAATTTTATCTTTCTTGGACGAAAGCCACGCAGCGAGATACCAAAGTACATTTTGTGCGCTGACGTGTGTGTAGATTCGTTTCCAAACGAACCGTACTATGCTGCAGCACATCCATTAAAGCTGTTGGAATATGGTGCATGTGGTAAACCAATAGTTGCAACAAAAGTTTCTGAGACAACAAAATCGATGCAAAATGGACAATTTGGATATCTTGCAGACTCTCAAGACCTAAATCCTATGCAAGTTGTATAA
- a CDS encoding class I SAM-dependent methyltransferase, with the protein MQELAFQRIKQKMLSVGVKRYWGDDYDVRFYLISKLKHIKNKRVLDLGGGIGAVSSELDASNLIVNLDLAIDDLKICKNSNGYLELICSSMLELPFQNNEFDVIICAHVIEEIKNVDLNKKNTKTNKNINEYPSVMNAFSEMNRILKNGGILYLTTPNNSYYKTTKFTFEELKHALENSFSKFSIFLFNTYPKTSKKFRKLNMANIFPKIRSKFESKQKILDSLIELATPEKIKSVSFYVEATKD; encoded by the coding sequence ATGCAAGAGCTGGCTTTTCAGAGAATTAAGCAAAAAATGCTATCAGTTGGCGTTAAGCGCTATTGGGGTGATGATTACGATGTTAGATTTTACTTAATATCAAAATTGAAGCATATAAAGAACAAACGTGTTTTGGATCTGGGTGGCGGTATAGGAGCAGTCAGCTCAGAATTAGACGCAAGCAATCTTATTGTAAATCTTGATCTTGCTATTGATGATTTAAAAATTTGTAAAAATTCTAATGGTTATCTAGAATTGATTTGTAGTTCTATGCTAGAGTTGCCTTTTCAGAATAATGAATTTGATGTAATAATATGTGCACATGTAATTGAAGAAATAAAAAATGTTGATCTGAATAAAAAAAATACAAAAACAAACAAAAACATTAACGAGTATCCTTCAGTAATGAATGCTTTTTCTGAGATGAATCGAATTTTAAAAAATGGTGGTATTCTATATTTGACTACTCCAAATAATTCGTATTATAAAACAACAAAATTTACTTTTGAAGAATTAAAACATGCATTAGAAAATTCTTTTTCAAAATTTTCAATTTTTTTGTTTAATACATATCCAAAAACAAGTAAAAAATTTCGTAAATTGAACATGGCAAACATATTCCCAAAAATTCGCTCTAAATTCGAATCAAAACAAAAAATACTTGATTCACTGATAGAACTTGCTACACCAGAAAAGATCAAAAGTGTTTCGTTTTATGTAGAGGCAACAAAAGATTAG
- a CDS encoding class I SAM-dependent methyltransferase → MKEQTHNEILKHYTELYEKYGVNPASLGWPKGRQNIRFKIITEVGNLSNSKILDIGCGFGDLYSFIKKKRIKTKYTGIDINKKFIEVAKQKHPLTRFFVRDIEERKFREKFDWVFAVGTTNKAGSYRYVEDLLTEMFRIAKKGIAMDFMSTYVDFRRKGSSHFSPERIFKIGKKLSKRVVIRHDYLPFEFCVYVYKQEQLTKNQTYVDF, encoded by the coding sequence ATGAAAGAACAAACCCATAATGAAATATTGAAACATTATACTGAATTGTATGAAAAATATGGTGTTAACCCAGCATCGTTAGGATGGCCAAAAGGAAGACAAAATATTAGATTTAAAATTATCACAGAGGTTGGTAATCTTTCCAATTCAAAAATATTAGATATTGGATGTGGATTTGGTGATCTTTATTCTTTCATCAAAAAAAAACGAATTAAAACAAAGTATACTGGAATTGATATTAACAAAAAATTTATTGAAGTAGCTAAGCAGAAGCATCCATTAACCAGGTTTTTTGTTAGAGATATAGAGGAGAGAAAATTTCGTGAAAAATTTGATTGGGTTTTTGCTGTTGGTACTACAAATAAAGCTGGTTCATATAGATATGTCGAAGACCTACTAACAGAAATGTTTCGAATTGCTAAGAAAGGCATAGCGATGGATTTTATGAGTACCTATGTTGATTTTAGAAGAAAAGGAAGTAGTCATTTTTCTCCTGAACGAATTTTTAAAATTGGAAAGAAACTTTCGAAGAGAGTTGTTATACGACATGACTATCTGCCTTTTGAATTTTGCGTGTATGTTTACAAACAAGAGCAATTGACTAAGAATCAAACTTACGTTGATTTCTAA